From a single Silene latifolia isolate original U9 population chromosome 6, ASM4854445v1, whole genome shotgun sequence genomic region:
- the LOC141658553 gene encoding putative F-box protein At3g23960, translating to MAKKREKHASKIGITGKLSMVILRQKHASNSAKVARTRFKKKRKRTIGGYFGGLPCETLHKIALMLPFTSIIQLRRSSKFWYNRLTEPKFIDLHLTRALQKPPGYLFTPNYECSQGRREIYTVEQSGGHISTSNIFEYSIKWEANKRNKFQSSGGLMCVYSTQSNCFRIFNPNIAEEIQVHNVPVFKKCRHWWFFSYSPSTKEYEILKIGVLLRNNNIESTVGSICTVGSNNWRKIKKNIPHQQDFNYVAECQGNLFWIKNRSVVWFDLASEEFHVIPGPPRDDTLVKGPVRPCAGILIAHLINMGHTVGCIQDYRLWMLEDKTKGIWISRYEFSNPLLYRNLHIAGVSENGGLFGFIRRSANLFRQDMGCTEVEKISLDDSFERIAYVAPHVRSFVSPLRILELGNKQISDQCDVTENVPDLTVADSQAIIKRRKLKKRQR from the exons ATGGCGAAAAAACGTGAAAAACATGCCTCAAAAATAG GAATTACTGGCAAGCTTTCCATGGTGATACTACGTCAAAAACATGCCTCAAATTCAG CGAAAGTTGCTCGGACACGCTTTAAGAAAAAGCGAAAGAGGACGATTGGAGGGTATTTTGGCGGCCTTCCATGCGAAACCCTACACAAGATTGCGCTAATGCTACCGTTCACCTCAATCATACAGCTGCGCCGTTCTAGTAAGTTTTGGTACAACCGTCTGACAGAACCTAAGTTTATAGATCTGCATTTGACTCGTGCACTTCAGAAACCCCCTGGCTATCTTTTTACTCCGAACTACGAGTGTTCTCAAGGGAGACGGGAAATTTATACTGTCGAACAATCAGGAGGTCATATCAGTACCTCCAATATCTTTGAGTACTCAATTAAGTGGGAAGCTAATAAACGGAACAAGTTTCAGTCAAGCGGAGGTTTGATGTGTGTGTATTCGACTCAGTCTAATTGCTTCCGTATCTTCAATCCAAATATAGCAGAGGAAATTCAAGTTCACAATGTTCCTGTATTCAAAAAATGTCGTCATTGGTGGTTCTTCAGCTATTCACCGTCCACCAAAGAATATGAGATTCTCAAAATTGGCGTATTATTAAGAAATAACAATATCGAATCAACTGTTGGTTCGATTTGCACTGTCGGCTCAAACAATTggagaaaaataaagaaaaatattCCTCATCAACAGGATTTCAATTATGTTGCTGAATGTCAGGGGAATCTATTTTGGATAAAAAACCGAAGCGTAGTTTGGTTTGATCTCGCTTCCGAGGAATTTCACGTGATTCCGGGCCCTCCACGTGATGATACTCTTGTTAAAGGTCCCGTACGTCCGTGTGCAGGTATACTAATAGCGCATCTTATAAACATGGGTCATACTGTAGGATGTATACAAGATTACAGGCTTTGGATGTTGGAAGATAAAACCAAGGGTATATGGATAAGCAGGTACGAGTTTTCAAATCCTCTGTTGTACAGAAATCTCCATATTGCAGGTGTGTCCGAGAATGGCGGTTTGTTTGGGTTCATTAGACGGTCGGCCAACTTGTTTCGACAAGACATGGGGTGTACAGAGGTCGAGAAAATTAGTTTGGATGATTCTTTCGAAAGAATAGCGTATGTTGCTCCTCATGTCAGAAGTTTTGTGTCTCCTCTTAGAATCTTGGAATTGGGAAATAAGCAAATCAGTGATCAGTGTGATGTCACGGAGAATGTACCAGATCTTACAGTTGCAGACTCGCAGGCAATTATAAAGCGACGGAAGCTGAAAAAGCGACAACGTTAA
- the LOC141658552 gene encoding F-box protein At3g07870-like: MRVVGGYFDRLPCEILHNIVLMLPFDSIIQLRHSSKFMYNCLTDAKFIDLQLTHALQKSPRYLFTVHDEKRGNYKMYTVDQSGGDLTTSEILKYSKDRYEGLQSSGGLMCVYSRESKSFRIFNPHIRGEVQVLDVPINKYCTNFKWWYFTYSPFTKEYKILKIGVLRSENKTGDTVFKRNVASISTLGSNIWREIQNVPSYLSFDLFTECQGKLFWVTESGLISLFDLVSEKFHEIPGPTLRPASTGDRLINMGDTVGYVYNYRLWVLEDNTKGLWINKYEFSIPPLDMYARGLTGISGNGGLFGFMENLTKVFFSQDMSFTNFRAIKIILDKYIGKVTRDMISVIGPHVRSLVSPVRVMEMRNKQIYDHSDLMDISLKRKWILETLKLDHDASEDDLLNEVYKFMRDTTTN; this comes from the coding sequence ATGAGAGTGGTTGGAGGATATTTTGATAGGCTACCATGTGAAATCCTGCACAACATTGTACTAATGCTACCGTTCGACTCAATCATACAACTGAGGCACTCGAGTAAGTTTATGTACAACTGTCTGACAGATGCCAAGTTTATAGATTTGCAATTAACTCATGCACTTCAGAAATCTCCTCGCTATCTTTTTACTGTACATGACGAAAAACGAGGGAATTATAAAATGTATACTGTGGACCAATCAGGAGGTGATCTTACTACCTCCGAGATCCTTAAATACTCAAAGGACAGGTATGAGGGTCTTCAATCAAGTGGAGGTTTGATGTGTGTCTATTCGAGGGAATCAAAGAGCTTTCGTATTTTTAATCCCCATATAAGAGGGGAAGTACAAGTTCTTGATGTTCCTATAAATAAATATTGCACTAACTTTAAATGGTGGTACTTTACTTATTCACCGTTCACCAAAGAGTATAAGATTCTTAAGATCGGGGTATTAAGAAGTGAGAACAAGACAGGGGACACGGTTTTTAAACGAAATGTAGCTTCGATTAGCACACTTGGTTCCAACATTTGGCGGGAAATACAGAATGTTCCCTCTTACCTGTCTTTTGATTTATTCACAGAATGTCAGGGGAAATTGTTTTGGGTAACGGAGTCCGGTTTAATTTCATTATTTGATCTGGTTTCTGAAAAATTTCATGAAATTCCTGGCCCTACACTCAGACCTGCAAGTACGGGAGATAGGCTTATAAACATGGGTGACACGGTAGGATATGTATATAATTACAGGCTATGGGTGTTGGAAGATAACACAAAGGGTCTATGGATAAACAAGTACGAATTTTCAATACCCCCGTTGGACATGTATGCTCGAGGGCTTACGGGTATCTCAGGGAATGGCGGTTTGTTTGGCTTCATGGAAAATTTAACCAAGGTCTTCTTCAGCCAAGACATGAGTTTTACAAATTTCAGGGCAATCAAAATTATATTAGACAAGTATATAGGTAAAGTGACTCGGGATATGATATCGGTTATCGGTCCTCATGTAAGAAGTTTAGTTTCTCCTGTTCGAGTTATGGAAATGAGAAATAAGCAAATTTATGATCATTCTGATCTCATGGACATTAGTCTCAAGAGGAAATGGATATTAGAGACTTTGAAGTTAGATCACGATGCTTCTGAAGATGATCTTTTGAACGAAGTGTATAAATTCATGCGGGATACGACGACAAACTAA